The genomic window ATTGGGAATGACGCGGTCGTATTCGGACAGCAGCAGGCGGACCGGGGTTTGCAGGGTGGACAGGTCTTCTTGCTCGGGGCCGCGGATGCTGCCGACGATGAACGGGAGCATGGACGGGCAGTGCAGTGCGGCCATGATGGCGGCGGCGGTGTCGCGGCGGGAGACCGCGGACGCGTTCTTGCTCAGCGCGAGCAACGCGAACCGCTGGGCGATCGGATTGTTGACCGCGAAACCGCCCAGCCGCTTGCCGATTTCGACGACCGGAATCAGGGACAGGAACTTCAGGCTCACGCGCAGCTGGGTGAGCGACGGAATGTGCCAGCCGCCCGCCGGCGCGATCAGCGTGAGCGTGCGAGCCCGCCCGCGCCGGGCGAGTTCGACACCGACCCACCCGCCGAGCGAGTTGCCCGCGATGTGGCAGGTGCGCCAGCCGAGCTCGTCGAGCTGATCCTCGATGCGGTCGGCCAGCGAGTGCACGTCGACCGACCAGCCGTCCGCGAGTTCACCACCCCAGTGGCCCGCGAAGGCGGGCGCGTACACCTCGCACTGACTCGCCAGCCGCGTCGCGGTCTGCTCCCAGCAGTGCGGCGACATCATGAAGCCGTGCAACAGCAGCAGCGGGTCGCCCGAGCCCATGTGCAATGCCTTGACGGCCTTGGGCATGGCCGGCTTGGGCTTCGAGGTGACTGGCGGGCGAGCGGCGCTGGCGGCGGCCGGGGACTTGGAGGTGTCAGACGACATCGTCATCACCCCTTCCTGGACGGCAGTGTCCGAAGGAATTCATCTGACCAGCATTGTACGGTCGTCCGGTGGCCTACATCATTTCGACTGTGAACGTAAACGGCGTCCGCGCGGCTACGGGCAAAGGCATGCTGGCCTGGCTCGCCGCCACCGAGGCCGACATCGTCTGCGTCCAGGAGACGCGGGCCACCGACGAGCAGACCAGAGCGGCGCTGGCACCGGCGCTGGCCGATGGGTGGTGGCTGGCGCACGCCGAGCCGGAGTCCAAGGGCCGGGCCGGTGTCGCGATCCTGTCCAGGCGGGAGCCGAGTGCGGTGCGAATCGGGTTCGGCAGCAGCGAGTTCGGCGCGTCCGGCCGCTATCTCGAGGCCGACTTCGACGAGGTCACCGTGGCCAGCGTCTACGTGCACTCCGGTGACGCCGGCACCCCTCGCCAGGACGAAAAGTACCGCTACCTGGCCGAACTCGGCGCTTACCTCATCGCCCACACGGGCGATTTCGTGGTGAGCGGTGACTGGAACATCGCGCACACCGAGCGCGACCTGAAGAACTGGAAGGGCAACCTGAAGTCGGCCGGATTCCTGCCGGACGAGCGGGCCTGGATCGATCAACTGCTCGCCGCGGGCTATGTCGACGTGGTGCGCAAGCTGCACCCGGGCGTCGACGGCCCGTACAGCTGGTGGTCCTACCGCGGGCGCGCGTTCGACAACGACACCGGCTGGCGCATCGACTATCAGCTGGCCCGCGGCGATCTCGCGGCACGCGCCAAGCAGGCCGTGGTGGAACGCGCCGCCGCCTACGACCAGCGCTGGTCCGACCACGCCCCGGTCACGGTCCAGTACCGATGAACCTGTCGCCGAAGGCAATTCGCACGCTCGCCGTGGTCGGTGCGGCGGTGCTGGCGCTGGTCGTGGCCGTTGTCCTCGGATTGCGTGGCGAGGGCAACGACACCGGCACGGCCCCTACCACCCGCACCACCAACAGCGCGCCCGCCGCAACCCAGCAACGGCCGCCGGACGCCGCCGCGCCGACCAGTCGCGCGCCGGGCGTCCCGGACCGCGCCTACACCACCTTGCGCGAAATCGATGCGGGCCGCTGGCCCGATTCGGCGAACGCCCCCGGCACCAAGGGCGGCGATCGCTGGATGAATCGCGAAGCCACGCTGCCCGCCAAAGATGCCGCGGGCAAGCCGATCACCTACCAGGAGTGGGACGTGAATCCCAAGCCGCGCGGCCGATCTCGCGATGCCGAGCGCATCGTCACCGGCAGCGACGGAACCGCCTGGTACACCGGGGACCACTACGAGACCTTCACGAGGATGCGCTGATGACCGAGTCCGTCACGTTGTCACAGTTTCTTGCTCGCCCAGTCGAATCCGACGCCAGCGCACAGCGGCTCGCCGCCGCCCCGGCGGTCGGCGCGGCCACTGTCGACGCGGCCGAGTTGAGCGGCCTGCGTTACCGCGCGCCGTCCGGCTACCAGGTGCGCGAATTGCGCGGCGCGAAGATGCAGACAGTCAAGCGGGTGTTCGACGAAGTGGCCGCCGCACTGCAGTTTCCGTACTACTTCGGCGAGAACAAGGACGCCTTCGACGAATGCCTGCGGGACCTGGACGATTTCGTCGGCGACGGCACCGGATACATTCTCGTGGTTCGCGATTCGGCCCGACTGCTGGCCGACGAGCCGACCGAACGGGAGTGGTTCGCGGCGGCAATGCGCGACTGTGCCGAGTACTGGTCACGCAAGGGCATCCCGTTCCGTGTTGTGCTGCAAGGCGAATCGACCGGCTTGCAGGATGTTTCACTGGAACTCTGAGGGAACCAGCTCACCCCAACCGGCGCGCCAAATCCTCACCTAGCAAGACGAATACATCGGTCGTGTGCTCGATCAGCTCGTCGCGGGTGAGCGGAAGCTCGCCCTGTAGCCAGGCCGTCAGCGTCTGCACCAGCCCGCCGACCAGATAGTTGGCCCGGAAGTCGATCGCCGGATCCGATTGCGGGTCGTCGATCCCGTAGAAGTCGATGCCCTCGGCCGCGACCATCCGCGCGAACACCCGGACTGTTTCGGTGGTGCGGGCCCGCAACTCCGGCGTAGCCATGCCCGCGACCAGCGCGACCTTGGCCTTGCGCGGGTCATCGGTGAGCAGATGGATGCCCGCGGCGATCGCGGCCCGTGCCGTGCCCCGCGAATCCTTCGGGGCGGTACCCACCGCCGCGACGATCGCGATCGCGAGTTCCTCGGCGATCGTGTCGATGAGCGCCGTCAGCACGGCGTCGCGACTGTCGAAGCTCTCGTAGTAGTACCGCTCGTTGAGTCCGGCCTTGGCACACAGGCCGGAGACGGTCAGCTTGGCGAGCCCCTGGGTGCCGATGATCTCCAGCGCCGCCTCCAACAGCGCCGCGCGCCGCTGCGCCCGGCGCTCGTCCGCGGAAATGCCGCCATAGGTCCGCGACGCAGGCCCACCCGTCGCCCGGCCACCACCCCTCACGGAATCGCTACGCGATGCAGGCCCACCCGTCGCCCGGCCACCACCCCCCACGGAATCGCTACGCGATGCAGGCCCACCCGTCGCCCGGCCACCACCCCCCACGGAATCGCTACGCGATGCAGGCCCACCCGTCGCCCGGCCACCACCCCCCAAAGAATCGCTACGCGATGCAGTCACAGTTCTGATTCTGGCACGCGTCAATTCTGGCAGAGAGTATTGCCAGAATCTCGAATCTGGCGGATGCTGTTGCCAGATGCTCTCGATGAGGAGGCAGAAATGTCGCAGCCCGGCTACTTCAGCGACCGTTCCATGGCCAGGCGGGTGATGAGCAAGCGTGCGGTCGGCCTGACCTACGGCCAGCGGGCCCTGGTCGTCGGGGCGGTGCATCCGCTGCTCTACGTCGGTACCGCGGAGAACACCGAGCATCGGATGACGCCCTACACCCGGCTCGCACTCACCGGCCACCTGTTCGAGGCCGTCTTCCTCGGCAGCAAGGACGAGGCGGACCGCGCGCTCGCGTTCACCACGAAGAAGCATGCAAAGGTGCGCGGCGCCCTGCCCGAAGATGCGGGCCAACGGCATCCGGCAGGCACCGGTTACTCCGCGCTCGATCCGCACCTGATGTACATGACGATGGCGTTCACCTTCGACTCCGCCGAAGTGATGTATGACCTGCTGGTCCGCACCATGACCGACGGCGAACGCGAGGGCCTCTACCAGGATTACGTGCGTTGGGCTGAGCTCTTCGGCATGCCCAGAGCGGCGGCGCCGGGCAGCTACCCGGAGTTCCGCGCGTCCTTCGCCACCTACCTCGCCTCCGATGAGCTGTTCCTCACCGACGAGGCGCGGCTGGTCGGCTCCTATCTGGCGGGGCAGCGGGTGCCGTATCCGCAGCGGATGCCGTTGCAGCAGGTCACCTCCGCGTTCTTCCTGCTGGTGCAGGGCAGCCTGCCACCGCGGATCCGGCAGATGTACGGGATGGGTTGGGGGCGGGCCGAACAGGTGGCCTACCGGGCGCTGGCTCAGGCCGTGCGGACCGCGCATGTCGCGCCGCCGCTGGTGCCGCCGGTGTTGCGCGGCACTTTGGCCGGACCGAGTGCCCCGGTCTACAAGCTCGTTTCCCAGCGGGAACGCCAACTCGTCGGCACCGGGCGGCCGAGTATGCCGGGGGTCGACCCGCGGAACTGGGTGCAGCGAAATTCCGCTTGATGCGCATGGAAAGATTCGGGGTATGTCCGTTCCTGCAGAAACCCCGGCCGCTGAACGCAAGCAGCGGGTCCTGTCCGGGATCCAGCCCACCGGTACCTCGTTCCACCTCGGTAACTACCTTGGGGCGCTGCAGTACTGGGTGACCATGCAGGACGACTACGACTCGCTGTACTTCATCCCGAATCTGCATGCGATCACCGTGCCGCAGGACCCGAAGCAACTGCGGGCCAAGACCAAGGCCGCCGCCGCACAGCTGCTCGCGCTCGGCATCGACCCGAAGAAGTCGACGCTGTTCGTGCAGAGCCAGGTACCCGAGCATGCCGAGCTGGCCTGGGTGCTCAGCAGCATCACCGGGTTCGGCGAGGCCAGCCGGATGACCCAGTTCAAGGACAAGTCGGTCAAGCAGGGCGCGGAGAACGCCTCCGTCGGCCTGTTCACCTACCCCGTCCTGATGGCGGCCGACATCCTGCTCTACCGCGCCCACCAGGTGCCCGTCGGCGAGGACCAGCGTCAGCACCTGGAGTTGACCCGAAACCTGGCGCAGCGCTTCAACACCCGGTTCAAGAAGACGTTCGTGGTGCCGGAGGCGCACATCGTCAAGGGCACCGCCAAGATCTACGACCTGCAGGATCCGACCTCGAAGATGAGCAAGTCGGCGTCCACCGACGCGGGCCTGATCAACCTGCTCGACGATCCGAAGGTGACCGCCAAGAAGATCCGCTCGGCCGTCACCGACACCGAGCGCGAGATTCGCTACGACCCGGAGCAGAAGCCGGGGGTGAGCAATCTGCTGGTGATCCTGAGCTCGCTGTCCGGCAACCCGATCGTGACGCTCGAACAGGACTACGCGGGCAAGGGCTACGGCGACCTGAAATCCGATGTGGCCGACGCGCTGGTGGAATTTGTCACGCCATTGCAGGCGAAGGTGCAAGAGTATTTGTCGGATCAGGGCGAACTCGACCGTATCCTCGCCGCCGGTGCCGAGCGCGCGCGAGAGATCGCCGGCAACACCCTCGCACAGGTATACGACCGAATGGGCCTGCTGGCCCGCTAACGGTCGGAACCTGCGAGATCTCTCCTGAAGGGGGCGAACTGGTGCAGGTGATCGACAACATCAAGGCCGGGATCGAACGACGGATCCAGGCGCTGCCGTGGCTGGACCACCTGGTCCGCGCGGGCGGGCGGTATCAACGTCAGCGCGGCGACTACTACGCGGCGGGCATCACGTATTTCACGGTGCTTTCGCTGTTTCCGCTGCTGATGGTCGCCTTCGCGGTCGCGGGTTTCGTGCTGTCGAGCAACCCGGAGCTGCTCGGCGAGGTGCAGACCAAGATCGTCGACAACATTCCAGGCTCGCTGGGTGAACAACTGAACGAGCTGGTCGACAAGGCGGTCGAGTCCCGCGGCACGGTCGGCGTGCTCGGCTTGCTGACCGGGTTCTATACCGGGCTCGGTTGGATGGCCAACCTGCGCGCGGCATTGACCGAGCAGTGGGAGCAGAAGACCCAGGAACAGAATTGGTTTCTGGCCAAGCTGTCCGATCTCGGCGCGCTGGTCGGCCTCGGCTTGGCCTTCGTTGTCTCGCTCGGGCTTTCCGCATTGGCGTCGAGCACGCTCGGCGCTCGGCTGCTGATCAGCCTCGGCCTTTCGGACCTGCCCGGCGCCCGGTTCTTGCTGGCGCTGGTGTCGATCTTCCTCGGCTTCCTCGCCTCCTGGGCGGTGTTCGCCTGGATCATCGCGCGGCTGCCGCGGGAACCGGTCACCCTGGCCAGTGCGGCCAAGGCCGCGGCGCTGGCCGCCGTGGTTTTCGAGGTGTTCAAGTTCGTCGCATCAATCTACCTGCAGACCGTGCTGTCCAGCCCCGCCGGCGCCGCGTTCGGCTCGATCATCGGCCTGATGGTCTTCAGCTACATCACCTACCGCATCATCCTGTTCGCCACCGCATGGGCCGCCACCGCCTCGGACAACGAGCGCGAAGCAGACATTCCGGCACCCCCGGCCGCGGTCATCGCCCCGCGTACCACCGTCCGCGAATTCTCCGTCGGCGCGGGCGCCACCTTCTTCGGCGCGGGCGCCCTAGCCGCCCTTGCCCTTTCCGGGCTGCGCCGCCCCCGCCGCTGAGCCGCGACCACCGGCAAGCCCTTACATCGACGTCTCGGCTGTCCGACCGCGCGTCACGTCTCGCCGCCGTACGGCGGGTAGGAAGTAGTCGCCGAGCTCGTCCGGGCCGGTTCCACCTCCGACGACGCCGATCGGCAGGTACAGATCGAAGAGCCACACCGCCAGGAGGCGACCGAATGACGGGTACGTGCCGTCTTGCGGACGAATGACAACCAAACCGAACAGCGCCTTGCCCACGGTGGTGTGGAAGATGGCCTGCATCACGACACGGTCGACTGCGGACGCGACCAGGAAGAAACCAACCGCGGCAACCGGATTCACGTCCAGCTGCTGCCAATCGTGTCGTGCAATGGCGGCTGGCGAGAACCCGGGGCCGATGGCGAGCGCCGCACCGACTCCACACCCCACATGGACAACCCAATCGACGATGAAGGCGAGGGTGCGGCGAAGCGTGCGTGGTGACGGGTACCGGGCATCGTCTTTCGCGCCGTGCCGCTTCTGCTTGCCCTGCGATTCGCCTACCGGCTTCATCGAGGTGTGTCCGCGCTCCCGGGTCAGTTGGTACTCCGGCCGCGACGATGTGCTCGTATCCAGCTCGGTGCTCGAATCGGTTGTCCGGAAAGTGAATTGGGGAGGAGTTCTGGACCTGGAGCGGTAGGCGTAACGCAGATCGCCGCCCCCGGGTCGAGAGACAACACCGTACTTCATCGGATCACCGGCGAACCAGATCTCGGAGGTCTTGTGGTTCACCAGCTTTCCGATATCTCTGGGCCAGGTGCTCAAGATGAGCGTCGATACCGGTCGGCGATGCTGATCGAGGAGTTGTACCCATTCATAGCGGCCGGTGGAGAGGTACTTCACCGGCCAGGGCAACCAGGGGTACCGCTTCAGCGCCTTCCGTCTCCGCCGGTTGGTCCACAGGAGTACGCCACCCAAGATCAGCCCTACCGTCATAGCGGCGGCAGCAAGATTGATACCGAGCGAAACGACCGTCGAAAGGTTCGAGCCGACCCGGTCTTTGATATCGATCAACACCACGGTGAGGGGAAAGCATGCGAGGCCGACCAAGAAGAGGAGCCAGCGGACCAGAACGCCCTTCCGCATGGCGAGCCTCGTCGCCGGGCAGGATTTGGCGGGCAACGGCGCGACAACATCATTGGCCATGATCATCGGCTCACAGATCCAGCGAGGACGGAGTATCGGACCGGGGGGCCGAGGTCGTGATGTGCACCGAGGACGCCATTGCGATGATCATCGGCAGAAATTCCTCCCCGTATTCGACGAACGTCGTAGAGAATTCGATGACCGCGATCGCGGAGCCATCCGAGGAAGGAACAACAGCCTCGAGCTGATAAATCTGCTGATCGAGATCGGGCGTTCGACCGGGAAGGTCGGGCGTTGGGAGGGTTCGCACTCTGTCCAGCATCAGCACGGGTTTTCCTGATACTTCGACCAGCTCGATATTCT from Nocardia iowensis includes these protein-coding regions:
- the yhjD gene encoding inner membrane protein YhjD, with product MQVIDNIKAGIERRIQALPWLDHLVRAGGRYQRQRGDYYAAGITYFTVLSLFPLLMVAFAVAGFVLSSNPELLGEVQTKIVDNIPGSLGEQLNELVDKAVESRGTVGVLGLLTGFYTGLGWMANLRAALTEQWEQKTQEQNWFLAKLSDLGALVGLGLAFVVSLGLSALASSTLGARLLISLGLSDLPGARFLLALVSIFLGFLASWAVFAWIIARLPREPVTLASAAKAAALAAVVFEVFKFVASIYLQTVLSSPAGAAFGSIIGLMVFSYITYRIILFATAWAATASDNEREADIPAPPAAVIAPRTTVREFSVGAGATFFGAGALAALALSGLRRPRR
- a CDS encoding oxygenase MpaB family protein → MSQPGYFSDRSMARRVMSKRAVGLTYGQRALVVGAVHPLLYVGTAENTEHRMTPYTRLALTGHLFEAVFLGSKDEADRALAFTTKKHAKVRGALPEDAGQRHPAGTGYSALDPHLMYMTMAFTFDSAEVMYDLLVRTMTDGEREGLYQDYVRWAELFGMPRAAAPGSYPEFRASFATYLASDELFLTDEARLVGSYLAGQRVPYPQRMPLQQVTSAFFLLVQGSLPPRIRQMYGMGWGRAEQVAYRALAQAVRTAHVAPPLVPPVLRGTLAGPSAPVYKLVSQRERQLVGTGRPSMPGVDPRNWVQRNSA
- a CDS encoding RDD family protein, whose amino-acid sequence is MANDVVAPLPAKSCPATRLAMRKGVLVRWLLFLVGLACFPLTVVLIDIKDRVGSNLSTVVSLGINLAAAAMTVGLILGGVLLWTNRRRRKALKRYPWLPWPVKYLSTGRYEWVQLLDQHRRPVSTLILSTWPRDIGKLVNHKTSEIWFAGDPMKYGVVSRPGGGDLRYAYRSRSRTPPQFTFRTTDSSTELDTSTSSRPEYQLTRERGHTSMKPVGESQGKQKRHGAKDDARYPSPRTLRRTLAFIVDWVVHVGCGVGAALAIGPGFSPAAIARHDWQQLDVNPVAAVGFFLVASAVDRVVMQAIFHTTVGKALFGLVVIRPQDGTYPSFGRLLAVWLFDLYLPIGVVGGGTGPDELGDYFLPAVRRRDVTRGRTAETSM
- a CDS encoding TetR/AcrR family transcriptional regulator, producing the protein MRGGGRATGGPASRTYGGISADERRAQRRAALLEAALEIIGTQGLAKLTVSGLCAKAGLNERYYYESFDSRDAVLTALIDTIAEELAIAIVAAVGTAPKDSRGTARAAIAAGIHLLTDDPRKAKVALVAGMATPELRARTTETVRVFARMVAAEGIDFYGIDDPQSDPAIDFRANYLVGGLVQTLTAWLQGELPLTRDELIEHTTDVFVLLGEDLARRLG
- a CDS encoding alpha/beta fold hydrolase, with product MTMSSDTSKSPAAASAARPPVTSKPKPAMPKAVKALHMGSGDPLLLLHGFMMSPHCWEQTATRLASQCEVYAPAFAGHWGGELADGWSVDVHSLADRIEDQLDELGWRTCHIAGNSLGGWVGVELARRGRARTLTLIAPAGGWHIPSLTQLRVSLKFLSLIPVVEIGKRLGGFAVNNPIAQRFALLALSKNASAVSRRDTAAAIMAALHCPSMLPFIVGSIRGPEQEDLSTLQTPVRLLLSEYDRVIPNRVYARRYLKELPDSADRIVVHGVGHVPMLEAPDRIATLIAEHVYASRNRLRAV
- a CDS encoding ribonuclease domain-containing protein, encoding MNLSPKAIRTLAVVGAAVLALVVAVVLGLRGEGNDTGTAPTTRTTNSAPAATQQRPPDAAAPTSRAPGVPDRAYTTLREIDAGRWPDSANAPGTKGGDRWMNREATLPAKDAAGKPITYQEWDVNPKPRGRSRDAERIVTGSDGTAWYTGDHYETFTRMR
- a CDS encoding exodeoxyribonuclease III; its protein translation is MLAWLAATEADIVCVQETRATDEQTRAALAPALADGWWLAHAEPESKGRAGVAILSRREPSAVRIGFGSSEFGASGRYLEADFDEVTVASVYVHSGDAGTPRQDEKYRYLAELGAYLIAHTGDFVVSGDWNIAHTERDLKNWKGNLKSAGFLPDERAWIDQLLAAGYVDVVRKLHPGVDGPYSWWSYRGRAFDNDTGWRIDYQLARGDLAARAKQAVVERAAAYDQRWSDHAPVTVQYR
- the trpS gene encoding tryptophan--tRNA ligase, which translates into the protein MSVPAETPAAERKQRVLSGIQPTGTSFHLGNYLGALQYWVTMQDDYDSLYFIPNLHAITVPQDPKQLRAKTKAAAAQLLALGIDPKKSTLFVQSQVPEHAELAWVLSSITGFGEASRMTQFKDKSVKQGAENASVGLFTYPVLMAADILLYRAHQVPVGEDQRQHLELTRNLAQRFNTRFKKTFVVPEAHIVKGTAKIYDLQDPTSKMSKSASTDAGLINLLDDPKVTAKKIRSAVTDTEREIRYDPEQKPGVSNLLVILSSLSGNPIVTLEQDYAGKGYGDLKSDVADALVEFVTPLQAKVQEYLSDQGELDRILAAGAERAREIAGNTLAQVYDRMGLLAR
- a CDS encoding barstar family protein; this encodes MTESVTLSQFLARPVESDASAQRLAAAPAVGAATVDAAELSGLRYRAPSGYQVRELRGAKMQTVKRVFDEVAAALQFPYYFGENKDAFDECLRDLDDFVGDGTGYILVVRDSARLLADEPTEREWFAAAMRDCAEYWSRKGIPFRVVLQGESTGLQDVSLEL